CCAGTGCTATCAATGCGGATACATCCTTCAATCATCGCTCGCGTgctcccacacacacacacacacacacacacacactcctgGTACAATCCTCTTACGTATACTCTCTATCCTCCGCGGCGGTGGTCCATCTCGATGACCCTTTTCTTCCTGGCTGAGGCTTTTCAACTTTTTCTTTAAAGCAGGTCCTTTCTACTCGCTCCGACACGTCTGGCGCTTTCAGACTCTCggctttttttcattattggATTTCTCATTGAGAATTCCCGCAATCGTGCGCGTCTTTCGCCAGCCGAGTGTAAAAATAAACAGACAAAAGTCGGTTTCACCGCGTATAAATAACGATCTCCACTCGATCCCTAACAATCCCGCTTTCAGTTCTCTGTTATAAAGGTGGTACAACTGACAAAAAAACATCAGCCAATTAGCTTCTCCCGAAGTATGATGCACCGCAAAAATAAACTCGTTATTCGGAAAAAAGCTTCCTACGCTctagaattaaaaaagtaacgtgcaatgaaaacaattttccGTTCGTCGATAGTGCGAAAAAAGCGCAACAGTGGCGCGAGTTGACGCGAGAAAAATTTCCGCGAGGAATTTCGACACGCAGATTCTTACGGTGGAATTTTTTCCCGGCCGTGATGGCGAATCAGTTAACATTCCTGACGGAGGATGCGATCGAGCTATAGACTTCTCTAACTCGCTATAGCATAAGCCTTGGGTCTCTTTAGCCGCAGCCCTCTCATTGCCACTACTGTGCCCCTTGAGCCGCAGCCGCTctatgtatatctatagctcGCAATGAACTGAAGCAGTGCTTTCAGCTGGTGCAGTCGCTTTATTCTCGAATGCAGCTGCGCTGCTCCCGTCACTGCAGCTTCCATATAATTAAGTCGATTAGCACGAGCGTTTGACCGGGCGACCGACCAATCGCTAGCCGCCGTTGGCTCAAGAGTGGGggagctctctctttctcgcttcgTGATACCTATGTAACCTCCTGGCGATGCGTTAACCCGTGAGATGCTTCGATCCGCAGCTCGATTTTTCTGTTCACGTTTGTTCAAAACGTATGTCAAAGTATTGTTAAATTTTAGCGCTTAGTGTACAACAAACTGCGATTTGCATAGTAGAAAGCATCCGGAGTGTAGCGCATTACAGCAGTTATATTAGCTCAACAAATGTAAGCGATCCGTCAATATTATCATCCGCGAATTGTATTTGATTATTTAGAAAGGAACTGGCAAACAGCACTTAGCTTATAACTCTGGCTTCTTCAATTCGGCAAACAACGCGAATTCGCCTTCTGATTTCAGCATAACCAAAGAACAATCAAAAGTCGACCCaataaaaaccaaatcatACACGCATATCCAATTCCGGTCGAATTTGTTCGTTAAAAAAAGCTCCCCTTTTTTCAAAATCCCCCCGCAGGTATAGTCGATCCGGCAATTTTTCCCGGCTGCCGCTGCGACAGCTCTCTTTGACGTCTCTCGTGCTTTtgattttcagttttttcacGTCGCGCAATTTCCTCTCTCCCCGCCCGCTCACACAGATCTCTGACCACAGGCCagcgtagcagcagcagcagcaaatgAGAGCGGAGAGGACAGAAAGCAAGATGAATGcatcgcgcgctgcagcgaaaCGCCCGGTTAACAAGAATTTCGCCCCGGGAATTGCAGTCGTCGACGAACTGGTGTCCGAGCGCTATCGCTGATGCCTTTCCGATTAAACTCcgtgtaaaataaatgaaattggAACAAAGAGCGCGTGACCTATTCTCCCGAGCATTCATATTGCGACTTTTCCGGGCGCGTTCTCGCTCCTGGCCTCTACACTTGAGCAAAAATTGTAATCGTTAATGTCCCTTCACGCGAGCACTTTCGAACTTGtttaatttaaagttttattaCGTTATTACATCTCTAAGGCAAGCGTTCTTCTTTTACGCTTCTCTCGTATACGCGTGACAAGACTTGCCAAATATTATTATGGGACGTCATCTTGCCGGAGCATAAGCGCCGTAAACTTTGCATCTTATTATACCCGAAGGATTATCCGCGGAGGTTTTAATCGGGCTTTCGACAACGCTCCCGAGAAAGTGTGTGTCTTTGAATGTGCATAGAGAAGCGTGTGGTATGTTTATGAATGCAATTAGCGTTTGATCaacacacacagagacacaTCAGGCAGTGGAGCTAGAGGAAGCAGTTGcattgtttgtttgtttgccTGTTACAGTGGCGGATGTTTCCTGCGGTCAAAGCGAGTCTAACGTACGTCAGGCTAGGATCGTCGGGGGCCAGGATGCCATTCCTCGGGAATTCCCTTGGCTGGTGAGCATCACGCGCAAAGGAGCCCACTTCTGCGGAGGAACCATACTCAACTCGAAATTCGTCCTCACCGCCGCACACTGCTTCTGCTCGTAAGTTATTCCTTTCTCCGAATTTCCAATATCCGAACGATATACTTATacatttcttctttttttcaaagcgCGTATGTGGGTCACGCGAGGCGAAATATTTAAATCGAACCGCGATCGGTCGGGTCTGCcagatacagagagagagagagagagagagagagagagagagagagagagagagagagagagagagaaagacagagagaaagagactcgCAACAATCGAATCGCGCGGAAAAAGCGCCTTTGAAACACATCAATCACACTCTCGCTACACAATCGAGATGAACTTTTTCACTCGCTGTTCTTTCAATTAACGCACACTATACTATATACTCTAAGGGGACGCGAGTGCAGCGGCGTATTGATAAGCGAAAAAATCGCGCTCTTTCAACAGTCTTTCAACGCTATACACTGCAGAGAGTAGTTCGCTATGCTCGTTGTTCGACTGCGTATACGAGCTTGGCATTCAGAAATCGAATCGCTATTCTCAACGTAGCCCCGAGCCTATAGCCATAGCTCGCCCCGATGTTTCCCTTCACGTTCGCGAGGATAAAAAGGAGAAGGTTTTCGATATGCCCCGCCAATCAATCATCGCGCGAGATATAACAAAGTTGAAGCTTCGAGATTAATTCGCGTCGCtgttgtgtgtatatatacatatatataggtaAATTAGCGTAACGGGCGAATgtaacgcgcgcgagcattaTCGGAAGTTTCGCATCGCTGCGCTCTGGTACATAAGTAACGATGTCGTGGAACTGCGGAATGTACGCGCATAATTTTGCATCAATGAGCCGGCGGTGCGAACTCGCGGTGATCTCGGCTTTACATTGTGGCCGCACAGCTATGTCACGCTGAGTGAAAAGCTCGATTTTCCTCGTTCAAATCCGCCTGTATATAGAGACTagatcgtttttttttaacgtttcGTCAAAAATAACGTTATCTCAGCGCGCACAGCCtctacacacacgcacacacacacataagcTCAAAGAACGAGGCTTTGAGCTTTCGCCGAGAGTAGAAGCGAAGCGCACTCGTACGGATGTGCTTGATCGCATGCATACCGCGTCAGCGGTGATGCGGCTACTCGTCTATGGCTCGAGCCGCGCGCAATTCGAGCTCGTTTCACGACATGCTAAATTTCCCGTCAATCGGAAATTTCGGTAATTTCCCTAATTTCCCGTAAATCGCCGaggtttcgcgcgcgcgtttccaGCCTTGACTCGCGTCAGCGCGCACATGTACACCGCAGCAGGCCCTAGTGTGTCCGCAGCCCTTATCCTACTCTGCATCTAGATTATAGTCGAGAGGGTTATTCGGAATATCGACGAGTACGCGCTCACGTGGATGTATAAGTTGGCAGAAGCTCCTatgctgaatttaaattagAAAGGGCGGCAAATTCAATCGAAAAAGTCGCGACGAGGTCGTACAGTCAACGATTATTTATTAACGAACAGTTGGGATCTTGATTAAACTCGAGATTGGGGGAGCGAGTGGATAGGTGCAACATCGATCAAAGCGAGGGAGCTTGCGCCGCCGGAATCAGAGCTAAAAGCCGAGTGCTATCTGGCTCAGCAAAAAAGCTCCACACATTCGAGTGTCGCAGGCTCGCAGCTTGTAATTGCGTAAAATTCATCAGTGCGCTCTCTCGATCCCTATATACCACTGTGtctgtgtatacctatatagcgGCAAGAAGCGTCGGATCGTTTGGAGCTCGGGACAATGGGCGGCGGATTGCGCACGATGATTAATTTCTCCGTATAACGCGTGTACGTTATATAGCCGCACACGCGTGATTAAGCGCGCGCCAAGACGGGAGGAGAATCGGAAGAAACCTGATGGGTATACCTGGTGGATGGGGTAAAATTGTTATATAACGTAACGTTTCGGTAACACGTAAATAACTCTCCGCGCAAATTACCAAGTGCCCCGATACTCCCCTCTTTTTCCGTATCTACGCAACGAGCGTACTCGATCGTCCGGCCGCAACTGGCAATTAATTTCAATCAATACCCGAGTTGAATTTGACGATCCGACCGCGAAAGCTCCGCAAGCTCGGGTATTCAAGAAGTGCATTAGCTCCCGAAAAGGAGAAAAGACTCTTCTCAGACACAAAACGAAGAGCTGCGAGAGAATAAACAGTAAAAGAGGGAGAAGAGGAGTCCAAGGGCGGGCAACGTTAATCTGTCGCGTATTTAGAAAAGTTGGCTCTCGCGGTCGCCGCGGTACGTCTCGAGCAATTTCACTCGTCTTGAAAAAGTAATTTCTCGCGCGTAAGCGTGTAATCCTTCGGTCGAGGCGCACAGAAGAAAAGAACCGCTCGAAGCTATACACGACGCCCGCGGCGGCTCGCGACTCTAGGCTCCATTAAGTCGGCTTTGTAAGGAACACAGAACCTTTTTCTCCCCCCTTCTTTTACTCCTCTCCCCCCGCGGCGTCTTCTTCGCGAAACGTTCGTCTCCTTATACTTTCGTTTGATCTCGTGTACCTTCGACGCTTACACCTACACACAGCCAGGTGTAGCAGTCGGACACGAGCAAATCCGTAAAGATACGACCGTCCGAGAATGAAAGCGACAAACACACAGAACCGGCCTTCTATATAACACACCAACGGAGGGACTCGCCCCGCGTAATTTCGTTAATTATTCGCAGACTCAAACGAGCGTTTAATTAATCGAAGCCTCGAGCTTTTTCTTCCCCTGGAAAAAAGAAAGGCAATTAAACTTCCCGAGACACTCTTCAACTGCGCGTGTTTTACAGGAGGAACGGCATGATGCCCGTGAGCCAGTTGCGAGTGACGCTGGGCGAGCACGACTTACAGGCGGCCGAGTCACCGGTGAGCGTCACCATAGCCGTCAGGAGCATGATCGTACATCCGGTGTACGAGTGCGGCAAGTGGAACAGCGACATAGCTCTGCTCGAGATGAGCGAGCCGATCGAGTGGTCCGAGAGCGTGATGCCGGCTTGTCTGCCACCCGAGACCGGACGATCGGGATACAGCGCGTTCAGTGGCAAAAGCGCCGTTACTGCCGGATGGGGATGGCTCGGAGATGACAAGGCTATCTGTGAGTTTTAACCTACAGCgcgaataataattatcgatggAAAATCAATCGGAAGAGGTTTTAAGTGGAACGCCTCGAGATTGGTCAGACAGACGGTAAAGGTGTGTAACCGGATGAAATATGTTGCAGACTCGAAAGCCAACGTTTTGCAAAAAGTGGCCGTTAACGTGATAGAAGACCAAGTGTGCAGCGAGTGGTACGCCAGTCAAGGGAAGGCGTTCCGCGTGAAATACGGACAGATGTGCGCCGGTCACGAGACCGGAGGCCGAGACTCTTGCGCGGTGAGTTTATGTCTGCTTTTTACAGcgcttacacacacacacacacacgtacttTGATCGATCGATTCGGGACGTTGTGTCctttatattgtaaatattacaaatCGTTCTGCATTGACGTTCGATTAATCGATACAGCTGCTAGGTCGGATTGCACGGGACGCGTCTAACGCATCAGGAGTCTCGAGTTACTCTGAGAGTAGAGAGCAGTAATACAATGGAATTAAATCACGCGCAATTGTTAATTCAGTCAATTTGCTCTAAAACATATAGTCAAAGCTGCCAAGTTGAGTAATTTCATCACGACGTCACGTTTATCCAGAGTTTCGATTTCAAAGCCGCAGTTTGTCCTGTACATGTATACCGCGATCGATGTAACGGAAAAAAGCTCAGGCCgcgaaaaattgttgaaaaatggCGCTACAACGTGACCATGATGCTTGCGCTAATTAACACTCTGGCCTTTTCGTACGCGAGCTCGCGGAATACCTACAAATTTCCCGCGCATAGCCTTTGACGAGCTTTCGACGATCGATTTCGATTCCGTTCCAGTAATTAAGAGTGACGTGcactgttgctgctgcttttttttcGAACTCGTATTACGAGCCCCTCGTGCttgcgccgagagagagagagagagagagagagaaaccaaCGGATCGTCAAAAGCGCTTATCTGGgtcagtttttgttttaaattgtaaTTCGTTTCGCTTGGCTCGAGCGGCCGCCGCCGATTTGCAAGGCAAATGAGCTTTTtcaattacaatttttttaatttccgcTTTTGTCTCGGCGTTCGCGTTATTAATGAGTCGCTGCTTCTACTCCCGCTCGACACCGGAAAGTGCTCTCGTCGATAATTGCTTTggcggagagagaggcagCTTTAAAGGAACGTTTGCCTATATTTTTGCGTTTTCCAGGCCGACAGCGGCGGTCCACTCATGTTCGCCGGTGGAAATCAGAAGACGATGGTCATCGGCATCGTTTCAACGGGCATCGGCTGCGCCAAGTTCCGACTGCCCGGGATTTACACGAGGGTCTCGGAGTTCGTGCCCTGGATCGTGGCGAATACTAGGAAGTGAATTGAAGCTTGAATCTGTTCGTTGTGCCAAGTTGTTAAAGTTTTGAAGTATACGTATTGTTTTGGAGTCGTTATAACGTCAAGTGCCTAATTTTGTAGAGATGAATAAATGACTGTGGAGTTGTTGTTATTTTCAACGAGATAGTATTATGTTGCTTCATACTTCGTGATTGCGAAGTATAAACTGTGATAATTGCGAGACGATTCGTTGTAACATCTGATTTGCGATAAACATTGAAATATTTGATAtcgaatatttcaaaaatgttctAGTCCTGTAACTCGAAACACGTGTAATATAAATGATGATCGCAATTTCTACATAATCTAGAAATTGCCTACTATTGttgaataaaaacatttatatcTAACATAATAGATTtcagtttaaataataataagtcaCAAAATCCACTTACAAAGTGAAGCGCATCAAAGTACAAAACTAACGCGATAAACTGATTCACACTATTCTCCTTT
The sequence above is a segment of the Nasonia vitripennis strain AsymCx chromosome 3, Nvit_psr_1.1, whole genome shotgun sequence genome. Coding sequences within it:
- the LOC100119209 gene encoding transmembrane protease serine 9, whose product is MAAPKEMALILASMLMLTLAAVAAEYNNLADVSCGQSESNVRQARIVGGQDAIPREFPWLVSITRKGAHFCGGTILNSKFVLTAAHCFCSRNGMMPVSQLRVTLGEHDLQAAESPVSVTIAVRSMIVHPVYECGKWNSDIALLEMSEPIEWSESVMPACLPPETGRSGYSAFSGKSAVTAGWGWLGDDKAIYSKANVLQKVAVNVIEDQVCSEWYASQGKAFRVKYGQMCAGHETGGRDSCAADSGGPLMFAGGNQKTMVIGIVSTGIGCAKFRLPGIYTRVSEFVPWIVANTRK